Proteins encoded by one window of Methermicoccus shengliensis DSM 18856:
- a CDS encoding ABC transporter ATP-binding protein: MSEIVRAVGLHKVYTNGASTHVLKGLDLVVQRGEMVAIMGPSGCGKSTLLNILGCLDRPTEGEVYIRGVDTSTLNDDALAHLRCTTMGFVFQHHNLLPEFSALENVMVPALIAGMGQREASMRAQWLLEEVGLSPRMHHRPAELSGGESQRVAIARALMNEPEVVLADEPTGSLDTASASVVVELMHELNRRGYTFLLATHSERLARGCSRVVRMVDGRVVDE, encoded by the coding sequence ATGAGTGAGATAGTGCGGGCCGTGGGGCTGCACAAGGTGTACACGAATGGTGCGAGCACGCACGTGCTCAAGGGGCTTGACCTCGTGGTGCAGAGGGGGGAGATGGTCGCCATCATGGGACCCTCTGGGTGTGGAAAGAGCACGCTGCTCAACATACTGGGCTGTCTGGACAGGCCCACCGAGGGGGAGGTGTACATTCGTGGGGTGGACACCTCCACGCTGAACGACGATGCGCTCGCACATCTTCGGTGCACCACGATGGGGTTCGTGTTCCAGCACCACAACCTGCTGCCCGAGTTCAGTGCCCTCGAGAACGTGATGGTGCCAGCCCTCATTGCGGGCATGGGGCAGAGGGAGGCATCGATGCGGGCACAGTGGCTGCTCGAGGAGGTTGGGCTCTCCCCCAGGATGCACCACAGGCCCGCAGAGCTATCGGGTGGTGAGAGCCAGCGGGTGGCAATCGCACGTGCGCTCATGAACGAGCCAGAGGTGGTGCTCGCAGACGAGCCCACGGGCAGCCTCGACACAGCCTCTGCCTCTGTGGTGGTGGAGCTCATGCACGAGCTGAACAGGAGGGGATACACGTTCCTTCTGGCAACGCACAGCGAGAGGCTCGCACGGGGATGCTCGAGGGTGGTGCGGATGGTGGACGGCCGTGTGGTGGACGAGTAG
- a CDS encoding ribonuclease III domain-containing protein — protein sequence MHELERVLGYEFRDGRLLTRALTRKAYAREHGLSDEEHQEALATLGDAVMDVVVLEELIRKGVESKGELSRRRARAVYRESLNRIAREMGLERYVRFGAGERASGIWEHSHHVLSECLEALIGAVYLDGGMEEAGRVVRRVVRIS from the coding sequence ATGCACGAGCTCGAGAGGGTGCTGGGGTATGAGTTCAGGGACGGAAGGCTGCTCACAAGGGCACTTACGAGAAAGGCGTATGCAAGGGAGCACGGGCTGTCCGACGAGGAGCATCAGGAGGCACTTGCCACGCTGGGCGATGCGGTGATGGACGTGGTGGTGCTCGAGGAGCTCATACGGAAGGGAGTGGAGAGCAAGGGGGAGCTTTCGAGGCGAAGGGCAAGGGCGGTGTATCGTGAGAGCCTGAACCGCATAGCAAGGGAGATGGGGCTCGAGCGCTACGTGCGGTTTGGTGCTGGGGAGAGGGCGAGCGGTATATGGGAGCACTCCCACCACGTGCTCTCAGAGTGCCTCGAGGCTCTCATCGGGGCGGTGTATCTCGATGGAGGGATGGAGGAGGCTGGGAGGGTGGTGAGGAGGGTTGTACGTATTTCCTAA
- a CDS encoding ABC transporter permease gives MTTRRRQSALSAVAIAAGLAIFIVMNAMMVGFTEEIIDLTVESSPSVVVLPKPDEEYIHLYHGLERYVLGIEGVSEASPVLLQQAVATYKHNSRGVSVKGIDPPRAVGVLPYEEKMREGTIYAISSEHSVILGDALAQHLEVDVGRDITLLVPSGARAQLKVVGIVDTGTPEDEVLVLMSLGGAQRLFHTGDVITSLELRTYDIHAAQGVAERIRHDTGYAAKSWIEMSADIFRTIEMEGTFMALFSVFIMVIVALGIANSLLMMVFEKTRDVGMLKAMGATGGHIRNIFLLESVLLALFGMAIGTPIGVLLSHAVSLYHITVPSDIYMVSTLPVALRLRDVVLIDLFVLAITVVAGVYPATRAGRLDPVEALRYE, from the coding sequence ATCACCACAAGAAGGCGCCAGAGCGCCCTCTCGGCGGTGGCGATAGCGGCTGGGCTCGCGATATTCATCGTGATGAACGCCATGATGGTGGGCTTCACAGAGGAAATAATAGACCTCACGGTGGAGAGCTCACCGAGCGTGGTGGTGCTGCCCAAGCCAGACGAGGAGTACATCCACCTGTACCATGGGCTGGAGCGCTATGTGCTGGGCATCGAGGGTGTAAGCGAGGCATCTCCCGTGCTGCTCCAGCAGGCAGTTGCCACATACAAGCACAACAGCAGGGGGGTGTCCGTGAAGGGGATAGACCCTCCACGTGCGGTGGGCGTGCTGCCCTATGAGGAGAAGATGCGGGAGGGCACCATATATGCCATATCCTCGGAGCACTCGGTTATACTGGGGGATGCCCTCGCCCAGCACCTCGAGGTGGACGTGGGAAGGGACATCACGCTGCTCGTGCCCTCTGGAGCACGCGCCCAGCTCAAGGTGGTGGGCATAGTGGACACAGGCACGCCAGAGGACGAGGTGCTCGTGCTGATGTCCCTCGGGGGTGCCCAGAGGCTGTTTCACACTGGGGACGTGATAACGAGCCTCGAGCTGCGCACATACGACATCCATGCCGCACAGGGGGTGGCAGAGCGCATACGCCACGACACGGGCTATGCTGCCAAGAGCTGGATAGAGATGAGCGCCGACATATTCAGGACGATAGAGATGGAGGGCACATTCATGGCACTGTTCTCGGTGTTCATCATGGTCATCGTGGCGCTCGGCATCGCAAACTCGCTGCTCATGATGGTGTTCGAAAAGACCAGGGACGTGGGCATGCTCAAGGCGATGGGAGCCACGGGAGGGCACATACGCAACATATTCCTGCTGGAGAGCGTGCTGCTCGCACTCTTCGGGATGGCGATTGGCACGCCCATTGGCGTGCTGCTCTCCCATGCAGTATCGCTCTATCACATCACCGTGCCCAGCGATATCTACATGGTGAGCACACTGCCCGTCGCACTTAGGCTGCGGGACGTGGTGCTCATCGACCTGTTCGTGCTCGCAATCACCGTGGTGGCTGGGGTGTATCCAGCGACAAGGGCGGGCAGGCTCGACCCGGTGGAGGCGCTGCGGTATGAGTGA